In Prosthecochloris sp. GSB1, the following proteins share a genomic window:
- a CDS encoding pirin family protein has product MEKPRSIRKVFESKPVTEGAGVHLKRVFGFNHLPMFDPFLLLDDFRSSNPEDYRKGFPWHPHRGIETVTYLLEGSVEHRDSLGNRGVIHPGGVQWMTAGSGIIHEEMPKGDARGNIAGFQLWANLPAARKMTPPRYRDVHASSIPELRRGDGVLIRIVCGEVNGVGGAVSGIDVDPEYLDVTIPPETVWLHPVNESHTAFAYVIAGDGCFGLDTQPFRHDTEGVSCFNIESGPKFGNETLVLFEKDGDHLHVATGANAVRFLFFSGRPLDEPIAWHGPIVMNTRAELKTAFDEYENGSFLKKSASRQPS; this is encoded by the coding sequence TCTGCCGATGTTCGATCCCTTCCTTCTTCTTGACGATTTCCGTTCCTCGAATCCTGAAGACTACCGGAAGGGGTTTCCCTGGCACCCCCACCGGGGCATTGAAACCGTCACCTACCTTCTGGAAGGATCGGTCGAACATCGCGACAGCCTGGGCAACCGTGGCGTGATCCATCCAGGCGGCGTTCAATGGATGACCGCCGGAAGCGGCATCATTCACGAGGAAATGCCGAAGGGTGACGCCAGGGGAAATATCGCCGGGTTTCAGCTTTGGGCGAACCTGCCCGCTGCACGAAAAATGACTCCCCCGCGATATCGCGACGTGCATGCCTCCTCGATCCCCGAACTTCGCCGCGGTGACGGAGTCCTGATCCGAATCGTTTGCGGCGAGGTCAACGGCGTCGGGGGAGCGGTCAGCGGCATCGACGTCGATCCTGAGTATCTCGATGTCACCATTCCGCCGGAAACGGTATGGCTCCACCCCGTCAACGAAAGCCATACGGCTTTTGCCTATGTCATCGCCGGAGACGGCTGCTTCGGCCTCGACACCCAACCGTTCCGCCACGATACCGAGGGCGTGAGCTGTTTCAACATTGAATCAGGCCCGAAGTTCGGCAACGAAACCCTGGTCCTCTTCGAAAAGGACGGCGACCACCTGCACGTCGCTACCGGAGCGAACGCAGTGCGGTTCCTGTTTTTTTCCGGCAGACCCCTCGATGAACCGATCGCCTGGCACGGCCCGATAGTCATGAACACGAGAGCGGAGCTGAAGACCGCTTTCGATGAGTATGAAAATGGCTCCTTCCTGAAAAAATCAGCCTCGCGACAGCCGTCATGA
- a CDS encoding murein L,D-transpeptidase catalytic domain family protein, translating into MTARKTAAAITLSLLVTMLAIFLHLLWRPQVSGHAMREAFAAFETYRRNHPGETVRALAVVDYARPSYAKRMVIIDIATGERTAYRVAHGRNSGNLHAVSFSDEPGSNMSSLGLFRTGREYTGDHGLALRLHGLDSLKNANAFRRDIVLHSAWYVSVPVIVENILTLDGPRIGRSNGCFVVSPSSIDEVVGKLAEGSLLYAYGKTDEPFRRSNREWPP; encoded by the coding sequence ATGACAGCGAGAAAAACCGCCGCCGCCATAACGCTCTCCCTGCTCGTTACGATGCTGGCCATCTTCCTGCACCTGCTTTGGCGACCGCAGGTATCCGGTCATGCGATGCGCGAAGCCTTCGCGGCATTCGAGACATACCGGCGAAATCATCCCGGCGAAACGGTGCGCGCGCTCGCCGTCGTGGATTACGCCCGGCCTTCGTACGCGAAACGCATGGTGATCATCGACATCGCGACGGGCGAGAGAACCGCTTACAGGGTAGCTCACGGAAGGAACAGCGGGAACCTGCACGCCGTCAGCTTCTCGGATGAACCGGGATCGAACATGAGCAGCCTCGGCCTGTTCAGAACCGGCAGGGAGTATACAGGCGATCACGGACTGGCGCTACGTCTGCACGGGCTGGACTCGCTGAAAAACGCCAACGCGTTCAGGAGGGATATCGTCCTGCACTCCGCCTGGTACGTTTCCGTCCCGGTCATCGTCGAAAACATCCTCACGTTAGACGGACCGAGAATAGGAAGAAGCAACGGCTGCTTCGTGGTCTCCCCCTCGTCGATAGACGAGGTGGTCGGGAAACTTGCCGAAGGATCCCTGCTTTACGCCTACGGTAAGACAGACGAGCCTTTTCGCCGATCAAACCGCGAATGGCCGCCTTGA